One region of Brassica napus cultivar Da-Ae chromosome A10, Da-Ae, whole genome shotgun sequence genomic DNA includes:
- the LOC106371690 gene encoding non-structural maintenance of chromosomes element 1 homolog gives MVSLSWKHHTLIQALISRGPLKEKEFQSIFTAVTGRNPGAAKKIFDKYLLEINKELSYVHFELRACRDQYDGQVCYGVVNTVSDDQSKLGTKYSVPQIAFFKGIIEAIAQDEAAQGCISGFDALNIRLENQLPSEASSSQQQQAPAAFKNFSMSQKDKTLDELVRDKWLCRTSEGNIGLGIRSLLDLRSWFRNNDVPSCEVCNEAGVKADLCPNEGCTVRIHKYCLKNLLSQRDDKVCSGCGKPWPLGKVTKEEAVEAAVDDEEENETQATTALRSKKRKGRSQRDSAENFSSQASLASSSGATRRRVTRSAAHLN, from the exons ATGGTATCGCTAAGCTGGAAGCACCACACGCTAATTCAAGCTCTGATTTCGCGAGGCCCTCTCAAGGAGAAAGAGTTTCAATCCATCTTCACCGCCGTCACCGGCAGAAACCCTG gaGCTGCTAAGAAGATATTTGATAAGTACCTTCTTGAGATCAACAAAGAGCTCTCGTATGTTCACTTTGAGCTGAGGGCTTGTAGAGATCAGTATGATGGTCAAGTTTGTTACGGAGTTGTTAACACTGTCTCTGATGATCAATCCAAACTCGGGACTAAGTATTCTGTTCCGCAGATTGCCTTCTTTAAAGGCATT ATAGAAGCAATTGCACAGGATGAAGCTGCTCAAGGTTGCATATCTGGCTTTGATGCCCTCAATATCCGATTGGAGAATCAG TTACCAAGTGAAGCCAGCAGCAGTCAACAGCAGCAAGCCCCAGCTGCATTCAAGAACTTCTCAATGTCGCAGAAGGACAAAACTCTCGATGAGCTTGTAAGGGACAAATGGCTGTGCCGCACAAGTGAGGGTAACATCGGACTTGGTATACGATCTCTTCTTGACCTGCGCAGTTGGTTCAGGAACAATGATGTTCCCTCCTGCGAGGTTTGCAATGAAGCTGGTGTTAAG GCGGATTTGTGTCCAAATGAAGGTTGTACAGTCCGGATACACAAGTACTGCCTCAAAAACTTGTTATCTCAAAGG GATGATAAAGTTTGCTCAGGCTGCGGGAAGCCATGGCCTTTGGGTAAAGTTACAAAAGAAGAAGCTGTTGAAGCAGCAGTGGATGATGAGGAGGAAAACGAGACTCAAGCCACAACAGCTTTAAGGtccaagaaaagaaaaggaaggaGCCAAAGAGACTCAGCTGAAAACTTTTCTTCCCAGGCTTCTTTAGCCTCTAGTAGTGGTGCCACTAGGAGAAGAGTAACTCGTAGCGCTGCACacttaaattag
- the LOC106371689 gene encoding ETHYLENE INSENSITIVE 3-like 2 protein: MYNTNIGMFPTLVTSPVPRFPEGETCFASPNATCNDPTEEEMEIEELEKKIWKDKQRLKKLKEMSKNGLGRASLKQPPDDEHSRKRMMYQAQDGILKYMSKTMERCKAKGFVYGVVFENGRTVTGSSDNLRGWWRDQVRFDRNGPAAILKHQREINLSSTDGNELGSSEDGGDCTAHKLLELQDTTLGALLSALMPNCKPPQRRYPLEKGVPPPWWPTGKEDWWGDLPLPDGCRGHPPAYRKPHGLKKMWKVGILIGVIRHMMASDITDIVKLVGRSRTLQEKMTSREGSLWLAALNREKAIAVQSQKQPLTFSEEDGTGGEMDALFPEPADYDVEGSVGSHHRLNQHFPGFDNNNNFNSGYNNKRRFEGESLHPGTNLTCENSPCPYSRPEMGFNDRVLRENHQMTCPYKQPTPFYQPAEPFGMPYPDYNRSFYGNRPESQVGMQQQQQQVQSIPDYFTQSNNLYRPKAAERGGNTSVMNHNTNNGYAQTVGMENYHQNQDQDLSMPWIQ; the protein is encoded by the coding sequence atgtataacaCCAATATAGGGATGTTCCCCACTTTAGTAACAAGCCCAGTGCCTCGTTTCCCCGAAGGAGAGACGTGTTTCGCATCGCCTAACGCTACGTGCAACGACCCGACTGAAGAAGAAATGGAGATAGAGGAGCTTGAGAAGAAGATCTGGAAAGACAAGCAGCGTTTAAAGAAACTCAAGGAGATGTCCAAGAACGGGTTAGGTAGAGCATCGTTGAAGCAGCCTCCTGACGATGAACATTCGAGAAAGAGAATGATGTACCAGGCACAGGACGGGATCTTAAAGTACATGTCCAAGACAATGGAGCGTTGCAAAGCTAAAGGCTTCGTGTACGGCGTCGTTTTCGAGAACGGGAGAACCGTAACGGGGTCTTCTGACAATCTCCGTGGATGGTGGAGAGACCAAGTGAGGTTTGATAGGAACGGACCAGCTGCTATACTGAAGCACCAGAGAGAGATCAATCTCTCCTCCACTGATGGAAATGAGTTAGGATCCTCTGAGGATGGAGGAGATTGTACTGCGCATAAGTTGCTTGAGCTGCAAGATACAACTCTAGGAGCTCTTTTATCTGCTCTGATGCCTAACTGCAAGCCTCCTCAGAGGCGATACCCTTTGGAGAAAGGCGTGCCGCCGCCTTGGTGGCCGACGGGGAAAGAAGACTGGTGGGGTGATCTGCCTTTACCCGATGGTTGTAGAGGACATCCTCCTGCTTACAGGAAGCCTCATGGCCTCAAGAAGATGTGGAAGGTTGGTATTTTGATTGGTGTGATCAGACATATGATGGCTTCAGACATTACCGACATAGTGAAGCTGGTGGGACGGTCTAGGACTCTGCAGGAGAAGATGACTTCAAGAGAAGGCTCTTTATGGCTAGCTGCTTTGAACCGAGAGAAGGCCATTGCTGTTCAGAGTCAGAAGCAGCCTTTAACCTTCTCGGAAGAGGATGGAACTGGTGGGGAGATGGATGCTCTATTCCCTGAACCTGCAGATTATGATGTTGAAGGAAGTGTTGGGTCTCATCATCGTCTCAACCAGCATTTTCCTGGAtttgacaacaacaacaacttcaaTAGTGGTTATAACAACAAGAGGAGGTTTGAAGGAGAGTCACTTCATCCAGGAACGAACCTAACTTGTGAGAACAGTCCCTGTCCTTATAGCAGACCAGAGATGGGATTCAATGACAGGGTCTTAAGAGAGAATCACCAAATGACTTGTCCTTATAAACAACCCACACCCTTTTACCAACCCGCTGAACCTTTTGGTATGCCTTATCCGGATTATAACCGGAGTTTTTATGGAAACAGACCGGAGAGCCAAGTGGGaatgcagcagcagcagcagcaagttCAGAGCATTCCAGACTATTTTACTCAATCCAACAATCTCTACAGACCAAAAGCAGCAGAAAGAGGAGGTAATACTTCGGTGATGAATCATAATACCAACAATGGCTATGCGCAAACAGTAGGGATGGAGAACTATCATCAGAATCAAGATCAAGACTTGTCCATGCCTTGGATTCAGTGA
- the LOC106421223 gene encoding L-ascorbate oxidase-like, producing the protein MGVWWIVVVALLAHTASAAVREYHWEVEYKFGFPDCKEGMVMAVNGQFPGPTIHALAGDTIVVHLTNKLATEGLVIHWHGIRQLGSPWADGAAGVTQCAITPGETFTYKFTVDKPGTHFYHGHYGMQRSAGLYGSLIIDAAKGKREPLRYDGEFNLLLSDWWHESVLSQELGLSAKPMRWIGEAQSILINGRGQFNCSLAAQFSNATAQFSNTSLPMCKFKKGDQCAPQRLHVEPNKTYRIRLASTTGLASLNFAVQGHKLVVVEADGSYITPFATSDVDIYSGESYSVLLTTDQDPSQNYWISVGVRGRKPKTPPALTVLHYVTAPSSQPPSSPPPETPRWNDFDRSRNFSKRIFSAMGSPPPPRKFKKRLILLNTQNMIDGATKWALNNVSLVVPATPYLGSVKYKLRRGFDRKSPPTTFPMDYDIMNPPRNRNTTKGNGIYVFPFNVTVDVILQNANGLDANASEIHPWHLHGHDFWVLGYGEGKFRPEIDEKTYNLKNPPLRNTVALYPYGWTALRFVTDNPGVWFFHCHIEPHLHMGMGVVFAEGLNRIGKVPDEALGCGLTKQFLMNRNNP; encoded by the exons ATGGGTGTGTGGTGGATAGTGGTGGTGGCTCTCTTGGCTCACACGGCGTCTGCCGCCGTGAGAGAGTATCATTGGGAGGTTGAGTACAAGTTCGGATTTCCCGACTGCAAAGAAGGTATGGTCATGGCCGTCAACGGCCAGTTTCCCGGTCCCACCATACACGCCCTCGCTGGAGACACCATCGTCGTCCATCTCACCAACAAACTCGCCACCGAAGGCCTTGTCATTCATTGGCATGGAATTCGTCAG ttGGGAAGTCCATGGGCAGATGGAGCAGCTGGAGTTACTCAGTGTGCCATTACCCCTGGCGAGACTTTCACCTACAAATTCACTGTTGATAAg CCGGGAACACATTTCTACCATGGGCACTACGGCATGCAGAGATCAGCTGGGCTATACGGATCATTGATTATAGACGCAGCGAAAGGGAAGAGAGAGCCACTGAGATATGACGGAGAGTTTAATCTCTTGCTAAGCGATTGGTGGCATGAGAGTGTTCTCTCCCAGGAACTCGGTCTTTCTGCCAAACCTATGCGCTGGATCGGTGAAGCTCAG AGCATATTGATCAATGGGAGAGGACAATTTAATTGTTCATTGGCGGCGCAATTCAGCAACGCGACGGCACAGTTCAGCAATACGTCGCTACCTATGTGCAAGTTTAAAAAAGGAGATCAATGCGCACCACAGAGACTACACGTGGAGCCTAACAAGACTTACCGAATCAGACTCGCCAGCACCACCGGTCTTGCCTCCCTCAACTTTGCTGTTCag GGACACAAGCTAGTGGTGGTGGAGGCTGACGGCAGCTACATCACACCGTTCGCCACCAGCGATGTCGATATATATTCCGGCGAGAGCTACTCCGTCCTTCTCACCACCGATCAAGACCCTTCCCAAAATTACTGGATCTCCGTCGGCGTTCGCGGCCGGAAACCAAAGACACCTCCAGCACTCACTGTCTTACACTACGTAACCGCCCCTTCTTCTCAACCCCCATCTTCTCCGCCGCCGGAGACTCCGCGATGGAACGATTTCGATCGGAGCAGGAACTTCTCAAAGAGGATCTTCTCCGCGATGGGATCGCCACCCCCGCCGAGGAAATTCAAAAAACGGCTGATCCTCCTCAACACTCAGAACATGATCGACGGTGCAACAAAATGGGCTCTCAACAACGTCTCCCTCGTGGTTCCGGCGACGCCGTATCTCGGATCCGTCAAGTACAAACTGAGACGCGGATTCGATCGGAAGTCGCCGCCGACGACTTTCCCGATGGATTATGACATCATGAATCCACCGCGAAACCGTAACACCACGAAAGGAAACGGGATCTACGTTTTTCCGTTTAACGTAACCGTCGACGTGATTCTCCAAAACGCTAACGGCTTAGACGCAAACGCTAGCGAGATCCATCCGTGGCATCTTCATGGGCAcgatttttgggttttgggttacGGCGAAGGGAAGTTCCGGCCAGAGATTGATGAGAAGACGTATAATCTCAAGAATCCGCCGTTACGGAACACAGTGGCGTTGTATCCGTATGGATGGACGGCGTTAAGATTTGTAACGGACAATCCTGGAGTTTGGTTTTTTCATTGTCACATTGAGCCGCATTTGCATATGGGTATGGGTGTGGTTTTCGCTGAGGGATTAAACCGGATTGGTAAGGTACCTGATGAGGCGTTAGGTTGCGGTTTAACCAAGCAATTTCTGATGAACCGGAATAACCCTTAG
- the LOC106369763 gene encoding L-ascorbate oxidase-like has translation MSVIVWWLVTAVMVAAHSASAGSAGVVESYWEVENQFRSPDCTEGVVIAINGTFPGPTIYANAGDTVIIHVKNKLSTENVVIHWHGIRQNGTPWSDGAAGVTQCPINPGETFTYKFTVDKAGTHFYHGHYGMQRSAGLYGMMVVRSPKETLHYDEFNLLLSDWWHLSSTLQELSLSSKPMRWIGEPQSLLINGRGQFDCSQAGYFNEGGLKECNFTKDDPCAPTTLRVEPNKVYRLRIASTTSLASLNLAVEGHQLEVVEADGNYVAPFTVGDIDIYSGETYSVLLRTHNPSPPRKYWISVGVRGRKPNTPQALTVLHYAGASESERLPFPPRETPRWDDFNRSKDFSKKIFAAKGYPPPPEKSNAQLFLLNTQNLMEGYTKWAINNLSLSVPATPYIGSIRYGLPLEYLKFPGPEIIENYDINHPPVNPNTTVSSGIYNLTMGMVVDVILQNSNVLKGEMIE, from the exons atGTCGGTAATTGTGTGGTGGCTAGTAACGGCGGTTATGGTGGCGGCTCACTCGGCCTCTGCCGGATCCGCCGGAGTTGTAGAATCGTACTGGGAGGTCGAGAATCAATTCCGGTCTCCGGATTGTACAGAAGGCGTCGTTATTGCCATCAACGGTACGTTTCCAGGGCCAACGATTTATGCTAACGCCGGAGACACAGTCATCATTCACGTCAAAAATAAACTCTCCACCGAAAATGTTGTCATCCATTGGCACGGCATACGTCAA AATGGCACTCCATGGTCAGATGGAGCAGCGGGGGTGACGCAATGTCCCATTAATCCTGGAGAGACTTTCACTTATAAATTCACTGTTGATAAG GCAGGAACACATTTCTACCACGGACACTACGGGATGCAGAGATCGGCTGGACTGTACGGGATGATGGTAGTGAGATCGCCCAAAGAGACTTTGCATTACGATGAGTTTAATCTGTTGCTCAGTGATTGGTGGCATCTAAGTAGTACCTTGcaagaactctctctttcttcgaAGCCTATGCGTTGGATTGGGGAGCCTCAGAGTCTGTTGATCAACGGAAGAGGACAGTTCGATTGCTCACAAGCGGGGTATTTTAACGAGGGAGGCTTGAAAGAGtgtaattttacaaaagatgATCCTTGCGCACCTACAACTCTAAGGGTCGAGCCTAATAAAGTATATCGCCTTCGGATCGCTAGCACCACTTCTCTTGCTTCCCTCAACTTAGCCGTTGAA GGACACCAACTAGAGGTCGTCGAAGCCGACGGCAACTACGTCGCTCCGTTCACCGTCGGCGACATTGATATCTATTCCGGCGAAACCTATTCCGTTCTTCTCCGAACACATAATCCATCTCCTCCAAGAAAGTACTGGATCTCAGTCGGCGTTCGTGGCCGGAAACCCAACACTCCTCAAGCACTCACCGTGTTGCACTACGCCGGTGCTTCCGAATCCGAACGCTTACCTTTTCCGCCGCGGGAGACTCCCAGGTGGGACGACTTCAACCGGAGCAAAGACTTCTCCAAGAAAATCTTCGCCGCAAAAGGATATCCACCGCCACCTGAGAAATCAAACGCGCAGCTCTTCCTCCTCAACACTCAGAATCTCATGGAAGGCTACACAAAGTGGGCTATCAACAACCTCTCCTTATCCGTCCCGGCGACGCCGTACATCGGATCCATCAGATACGGGCTACCGTTGGAGTATTTAAAATTTCCGGGCCCAGAGATCATAGAGAACTACGATATCAATCATCCTCCGGTGAATCCCAACACAACCGTGAGTAGCGGTATCTACAATCTCACGATGGGGATGGTCGTGGACGTGATCCTCCAGAACTCGAACGTTTTAAAGGGTGAAATGATAGAATAA
- the LOC106371691 gene encoding L-ascorbate oxidase, translated as MSVVVWWLVTVVMVAVHSASAGVVELNWEVEYKLRWPDCKEGIVIAINGEFPGPTIDATAGDTFIIHVTNKLSTEGVVIHWHGIRQNGTPWADGAAGVTQCPINPGETFTYNFIVDKAGTHFYHGHYGMQRSAGLYGMMIVRSPKETLQYDGEFNLLLSDWWHQGSHAQELYLSSRPMRWIGEPQSLLINGRGQFNCSLAAYFNEGGLKECKFKDNDDCAPTILRVEPLKVYRLRIASTTALASLNLAVEGHNLEVVEADGNYVAPFTVNDIDIYSGETYSVLLRTHNPTPSRKYWISVGVRGRKPNTTQALTLLHYADAPEYEHLPYPPPVTPRWDDYDRSKTFSKKIFAAKGYPPPPEKSDEQLFLLNTQNLMDKYTKWAINNVSLSVPATPYIGTIRYGLKTLNYQKPPGKKIVEDYDITKPPVNPNTTKGSGIYNFQLGRVVDVILQNSNVLNGRGSEIHPWHLHGHDFWVLGYGEGKFRLGVDEKTYNLNNPPLRNTVALYPYGWTALRFVTDNPGVWFFHCHIEPHLHMGMGVVFAEGVDQIAKMDIPNAVLGCGLTREFLMNRGRH; from the exons ATGTCGGTAGTTGTGTGGTGGCTAGTAACGGTGGTTATGGTGGCGGTTCACTCGGCCTCCGCCGGAGTTGTAGAATTAAACTGGGAGGTTGAGTATAAGCTCCGGTGGCCGGACTGTAAAGAAGGCATCGTTATTGCCATCAACGGCGAGTTCCCGGGGCCAACGATTGATGCTACCGCCGGAGACACATTCATCATCCACGTTACCAACAAACTCTCTACGGAAGGTGTTGTCATCCATTGGCACGGCATACGTCAG AATGGGACTCCATGGGCAGATGGAGCAGCGGGGGTAACTCAATGTCCCATTAATCCTGGCGAGACTTTCACTTACAATTTCATTGTTGATaag GCGGGAACACATTTCTACCACGGGCACTACGGGATGCAGAGATCGGCGGGACTGTACGGGATGATGATAGTGAGATCGCCCAAAGAGACACTACAGTACGATGGAGAGTTTAACCTGTTGCTCAGTGATTGGTGGCACCAAGGTAGTCACGCGCAAGAACTCTATCTTTCATCAAGGCCTATGCGTTGGATTGGGGAGCCTCAGAGTCTGTTGATCAACGGGAGAGGACAGTTCAATTGTTCACTAGCTGCGTATTTTAACGAGGGAGGATTGAAAGAGTGTAAGTTTAAAGATAATGATGACTGTGCACCTACAATTCTGAGGGTCGAGCCTTTGAAAGTTTATCGTCTTCGGATCGCTAGCACCACCGCTCTTGCTTCCCTCAACTTAGCCGTTGAA GGACACAACCTAGAAGTCGTTGAAGCCGACGGCAACTACGTCGCTCCGTTCACCGTCAACGACATTGACATCTACTCCGGCGAGACCTATTCCGTTCTCCTCCGAACACATAATCCAACTCCTTCCAGAAAATACTGGATCTCCGTCGGCGTTCGTGGCCGTAAACCCAACACTACACAAGCCCTCACCCTGCTACACTACGCCGACGCTCCCGAATACGAACACCTACCTTATCCTCCCCCGGTGACTCCCAGGTGGGACGACTACGACCGGAGCAAAACCTTCTCGAAGAAAATCTTCGCCGCGAAAGGATACCCGCCGCCGCCGGAGAAGTCAGACGAACAGCTCTTCCTCCTCAACACACAGAACCTCATGGATAAGTACACAAAATGGGCGATCAACAACGTCTCGTTATCAGTTCCGGCGACGCCGTACATCGGAACGATCAGATACGGGCTCAAGACTTTGAACTACCAAAAACCTCCGGGGAAGAAGATCGTGGAGGACTACGACATAACCAAACCTCCGGTGAATCCAAACACGACGAAAGGTAGCGGAATCTATAACTTCCAGCTCGGCCGCGTCGTGGACGTGATTCTCCAGAACTCGAACGTTTTGAACGGTAGAGGCAGCGAGATACATCCGTGGCATCTCCACGGTCAtgatttttgggttttgggttacGGCGAAGGGAAGTTTCGGTTAGGAGTCGACGAGAAGACGTATAATTTGAATAACCCGCCGTTACGGAATACGGTGGCGTTGTATCCGTACGGATGGACGGCGTTGAGATTTGTAACGGACAATCCTGGGGTTTGGTTTTTTCATTGTCACATTGAACCGCATTTGCATATGGGTATGGGTGTGGTTTTCGCCGAGGGAGTAGACCAGATCGCTAAGATGGATATACCGAACGCGGTGCTCGGTTGTGGTTTAACCAGAGAATTTCTCATGAACCGGGGACGCCATTGA